Proteins from a genomic interval of Massilia sp. KIM:
- a CDS encoding response regulator transcription factor, translating into MKILLVEDEAEFAAAVRGALEREKYVVDCADRLALAREALRGNSYDLALLDRSLPDGDGLSLVPAMRAALPGVHIIVLSARGDVADRVAGLDEGADDYLSKPFALEELFARIRAVRRRPAQLGLDHIQVGSLVFDLDNDEASVNGVPLTLSRRELRVLATLIRRRGRTVLRETLEQGVYGFDDAIQSNTLDSHISRLRRKLAAVEAGVEIHAIKGVGYLLRAQP; encoded by the coding sequence ATGAAGATTCTGCTTGTCGAAGATGAGGCCGAGTTCGCGGCCGCCGTGCGCGGCGCGCTCGAGCGCGAGAAATATGTCGTGGATTGCGCCGACCGGCTTGCGCTGGCGCGGGAGGCGCTGCGCGGCAACAGCTATGACCTGGCGCTGCTCGACCGCAGCTTGCCCGATGGCGATGGCTTGTCCCTGGTGCCGGCCATGCGCGCCGCGCTTCCCGGCGTTCATATCATCGTGCTGAGCGCGCGCGGCGACGTGGCCGACCGCGTGGCCGGCCTGGACGAGGGCGCGGACGACTACCTGAGCAAGCCTTTCGCCCTCGAGGAGCTGTTCGCGCGCATCCGCGCGGTGCGGCGTCGTCCCGCGCAACTGGGCCTCGACCATATCCAGGTCGGCAGCCTGGTCTTCGATCTCGACAACGACGAAGCGAGCGTGAACGGAGTGCCGCTGACGCTTTCCCGGCGCGAGCTTCGGGTCCTGGCGACCCTGATCCGGCGGCGCGGGCGCACGGTCCTGCGCGAGACGCTGGAGCAGGGCGTCTACGGTTTCGACGATGCGATCCAGTCGAACACCCTCGACTCCCATATCTCGCGTTTGCGCCGCAAGCTCGCGGCCGTCGAGGCGGGCGTCGAGATCCACGCCATCAAGGGGGTGGGCTATTTGTTGCGGGCGCAGCCGTGA
- a CDS encoding antibiotic biosynthesis monooxygenase, whose translation MIEAQQNEIAVSVIVHDVRPEHRTDYEDWMLQATAAHRQFAGHLGTDVIRPVESGSRYVVILRFIDEDHALAWLHSPVRQELLRIAQPWLAKADRFQIHREAEFWFMPAMGRRAPPRWKQWVLSVVAVFPLTVIVPGQIRELVHHLAPSAHELLASGVSALTISGLMVYLLMPFLTRVAGPWLLR comes from the coding sequence ATGATTGAAGCGCAGCAGAACGAGATCGCCGTAAGCGTCATCGTGCACGATGTGCGCCCCGAGCACCGGACCGATTACGAAGACTGGATGCTCCAGGCCACGGCGGCGCATCGCCAGTTCGCCGGGCATCTGGGCACCGATGTCATCCGACCGGTGGAATCCGGCTCCAGGTATGTGGTGATCCTGCGTTTCATCGACGAGGACCATGCGCTTGCCTGGCTGCATTCGCCCGTGCGCCAGGAGCTGCTCAGGATCGCCCAGCCCTGGCTCGCGAAAGCGGACCGCTTCCAGATCCATCGCGAGGCCGAATTCTGGTTCATGCCCGCCATGGGGCGCCGGGCGCCGCCACGCTGGAAGCAGTGGGTCCTGTCCGTCGTCGCGGTGTTTCCCTTGACCGTGATCGTCCCGGGACAGATACGCGAACTGGTGCACCATCTCGCGCCGTCGGCGCACGAGCTGCTCGCCTCCGGCGTGTCGGCACTGACGATCTCGGGCCTGATGGTCTATCTGCTGATGCCTTTCCTGACCCGCGTGGCCGGCCCCTGGCTCTTGCGTTAG
- a CDS encoding HAMP domain-containing sensor histidine kinase, translating into MQPLLLQFAILFICFLSVLALVTRIDSGGPYTDEGITPVIARAIARGAGGSLVLRETPELAALRAETPSLWFMAQDDAGRRISVGPVPAQYAGFASAMSNLSYGHVRDRIAPYSLTAVLCREASPAGPLTILAHGKLTRLSFTVLLASSLAAVPIFLLMGLVSLLATPWIVRRSLAGVARIANEAQRIGAGSRGTRLSEDEVPVEIVPLVRAVNDGLGRLDESYERQRRFIASAAHELRTPIAILRVKVDAAQEASTRKLGADIERLANLTEQMLDLQRLDTASCDQEIDLAALVRRTAGDLAPLVIAADRSIEVVVEHARPIRGDPGAIERVVTNLVQNAIEHGGRHVVIRVQGSCFEVEDDGPGIPPDERERVFEAFHRLRPRSTGSGLGLHLVQQVVERHGGHVSMLGAPDGGTIARVEFPGIRPATPRTP; encoded by the coding sequence GTGCAGCCCCTGCTGCTGCAGTTCGCCATCCTGTTCATCTGTTTTCTCAGCGTGCTCGCGCTGGTGACCCGCATCGACAGCGGCGGGCCGTACACGGATGAAGGCATCACCCCGGTCATCGCCCGCGCCATCGCGCGCGGTGCCGGCGGCAGCCTCGTGCTGCGGGAGACACCGGAACTGGCCGCATTGCGCGCCGAGACCCCCAGTTTGTGGTTCATGGCCCAGGACGATGCCGGCCGGCGCATCAGTGTCGGTCCGGTTCCTGCGCAATACGCAGGCTTCGCGAGCGCCATGTCGAACCTCTCCTACGGCCATGTGCGCGACCGGATCGCGCCTTACTCCCTGACCGCGGTCCTGTGCCGTGAAGCATCGCCGGCAGGCCCGCTGACCATCCTGGCCCACGGCAAGCTGACCAGGCTGAGCTTCACCGTGCTCCTGGCGTCGAGCCTGGCCGCCGTCCCCATCTTTCTGCTGATGGGACTGGTGTCCCTGCTGGCCACGCCCTGGATCGTCAGGCGCTCGCTGGCCGGGGTGGCGCGCATCGCGAACGAAGCGCAGCGCATCGGGGCAGGAAGCCGCGGCACGCGCCTGAGCGAAGACGAGGTTCCGGTGGAGATCGTGCCGCTGGTACGGGCGGTCAACGATGGCCTGGGCCGTCTCGACGAAAGCTACGAAAGGCAGCGCCGCTTCATCGCATCGGCCGCCCACGAACTGCGCACCCCCATCGCGATCCTGCGTGTGAAGGTCGATGCGGCCCAGGAAGCCTCGACGCGCAAGCTCGGCGCCGACATCGAGCGTCTTGCCAACCTGACCGAGCAGATGCTCGACCTGCAGCGTCTCGACACGGCGTCCTGCGACCAGGAGATCGACCTCGCCGCCCTGGTCAGGCGCACCGCCGGCGACCTCGCGCCGCTCGTGATCGCCGCAGATCGCTCGATCGAGGTGGTGGTGGAGCATGCGCGGCCGATCCGAGGCGACCCCGGGGCGATCGAGCGGGTGGTGACGAACCTGGTGCAGAACGCGATCGAGCACGGTGGCCGTCACGTGGTCATCCGGGTCCAGGGCAGCTGTTTCGAGGTCGAGGACGATGGTCCGGGCATTCCGCCGGATGAACGGGAACGGGTGTTCGAAGCCTTCCATCGCCTGCGGCCGCGCTCGACGGGCAGCGGCCTGGGGCTGCACCTGGTGCAGCAGGTGGTCGAGCGGCACGGCGGCCACGTCTCGATGCTTGGCGCGCCCGACGGCGGCACCATCGCGCGGGTGGAGTTTCCCGGGATCCGGCCCGCAACCCCGCGCACCCCATGA
- the pulA gene encoding pullulanase-type alpha-1,6-glucosidase, which translates to MNQLRHSLFASLLAALVPAAAHAAVPLEACDDPGFQQVLHASAASLDTRAVWLNRQLIRWPGAAGEGSFKLYHSPSAAIVARPGAKVEGAAGALQLEVSNTPVPQAAATRFKWVASGPVLSVRAADLAKLAQLHREQLVLVQEAPDGSVRAATRIQAAGALDDLYAAADRIADLGATPSGEKTGFRLWAPTARQVAVCTYDSATGKASAVHDMKLDSATGAWSAAVARDLSGGYYRYAVDVVVDGMGVVRNLVTDPYSVSLSTDSKRSYIADLDAPALKPRGWDRTRAPNTVKAQTDMVIYELHVRDFSINDPSVPAAKRGKYTAFGETGSNGMKHLAALAKAGLTDIHLLPVYDLGSVPEQNCALPQPSGAPDGESQQALVGKTKESDCFNWGYDPYHYNAPEGSYSSDPSDGARRVLEFRQMVMDLHRAGLRVGTDVVYNHTFIAGQNEKSVLDRVVPGYYHRLNPSGGIERSTCCDNTATENMMMAKLMIDSAVLWTRHYKIDSFRFDLMGHQPRAAMEVLQRRVNKAAGRHVQLIGEGWNFGEVADGARFVQASQLSLNGSGIGTFSDRARDAVRGGSAGDSGEALIRQQGYINGLFYDPNALGGKHQKADLLRAADLIRVGLAGSVRPYPLRSFDDRVRPLAEIAYGGQPAGYASQPGEVVNYVENHDNQTLFDINVLKLPVDTPAAERARVQVLGMAINAFSQGVAYYHAGIDTLRSKSLDRNSFNSGDWFNRIDWSYQDNYFGTGLPPHEDNGKDWPLLKPYLANAAIKPAPADIAFARDAFRDLLAIRASSTLLRLRSTEDIVQRLRFFNTGAQQEPTVLAAWVDGKGYPGARFGALVYLVNVDKVTHTVSEAALRGKRLRLHPVHTKAGAADARAREARFDGATGGFRVPPRTAVVFVAD; encoded by the coding sequence ATGAACCAGCTCCGCCACTCGCTTTTCGCATCCCTTCTCGCCGCCCTCGTTCCGGCCGCGGCCCATGCCGCGGTGCCGCTCGAGGCCTGCGACGACCCTGGCTTCCAGCAGGTCCTGCACGCCTCCGCCGCCAGCCTGGACACACGCGCCGTCTGGCTGAACCGCCAGCTGATCCGCTGGCCCGGCGCGGCCGGCGAAGGCAGCTTCAAGCTCTATCACTCGCCGAGCGCCGCCATCGTCGCCAGGCCCGGCGCCAAGGTCGAGGGAGCCGCGGGCGCGCTCCAGCTCGAGGTGTCGAACACGCCGGTGCCGCAGGCGGCCGCCACCCGCTTCAAGTGGGTGGCCAGCGGCCCGGTGCTGTCGGTGCGCGCCGCCGACCTCGCGAAACTGGCGCAGCTGCACCGTGAGCAGCTGGTGCTGGTGCAGGAAGCCCCTGACGGCAGCGTGCGCGCCGCCACCCGCATCCAGGCCGCCGGCGCCCTCGACGACCTGTACGCGGCGGCCGACAGGATCGCCGACCTGGGCGCCACCCCGAGCGGCGAGAAGACCGGCTTCAGGCTGTGGGCGCCGACCGCGCGGCAAGTCGCGGTCTGCACCTACGACAGCGCCACCGGCAAGGCGAGCGCCGTGCACGACATGAAGCTGGATTCCGCCACCGGCGCCTGGAGCGCCGCCGTGGCGCGCGACCTCTCCGGCGGCTACTACCGCTACGCGGTCGACGTCGTGGTCGACGGCATGGGCGTGGTGCGCAACCTCGTCACCGATCCCTATTCGGTCAGCCTGAGCACGGACTCGAAGCGCAGCTACATCGCCGACCTCGACGCCCCCGCCCTCAAGCCCAGGGGCTGGGACCGTACCCGCGCGCCCAACACCGTGAAGGCCCAGACCGACATGGTGATCTACGAACTGCACGTGCGCGACTTCTCGATCAACGACCCGAGCGTGCCGGCCGCCAAGCGCGGCAAGTACACCGCCTTCGGCGAAACCGGCTCGAACGGGATGAAGCACCTGGCCGCGCTGGCCAAGGCCGGCCTGACCGACATCCACCTGCTGCCGGTCTACGACCTGGGCAGCGTGCCGGAGCAGAACTGCGCCCTGCCCCAGCCCTCCGGCGCGCCCGACGGCGAGAGCCAGCAGGCCCTGGTAGGCAAGACGAAGGAAAGCGACTGCTTCAACTGGGGCTACGACCCCTATCACTACAACGCGCCGGAAGGCAGCTATTCCAGCGATCCGTCGGACGGCGCGCGCCGCGTGCTCGAGTTCCGCCAGATGGTGATGGACCTGCACCGCGCCGGCCTGCGGGTGGGCACGGACGTGGTCTACAACCACACCTTCATCGCCGGCCAGAACGAGAAGTCGGTGCTGGACCGCGTGGTGCCCGGCTACTACCACCGCCTCAACCCCAGCGGCGGTATCGAGCGCTCCACCTGCTGCGACAACACGGCCACCGAAAACATGATGATGGCCAAGCTGATGATCGATTCGGCGGTCCTCTGGACCCGCCACTACAAGATCGATTCCTTCCGCTTCGACCTGATGGGCCACCAGCCGCGCGCCGCCATGGAAGTCCTGCAGCGGCGCGTGAACAAGGCCGCCGGCCGCCACGTGCAGCTGATCGGCGAAGGCTGGAACTTCGGCGAGGTCGCGGACGGCGCGCGCTTCGTGCAGGCCTCCCAGCTCTCGCTGAACGGCTCCGGCATCGGCACCTTCAGCGACCGTGCGCGCGACGCCGTGCGCGGCGGCTCGGCGGGCGACTCGGGCGAGGCGCTGATCCGCCAGCAGGGCTACATCAACGGCCTGTTCTACGACCCGAACGCGCTGGGCGGCAAGCACCAGAAGGCCGACCTGCTGCGCGCGGCCGACCTGATCCGCGTCGGCCTGGCGGGTTCGGTCCGCCCCTACCCGCTGCGCAGCTTCGACGACCGCGTGCGTCCGCTGGCGGAGATCGCGTATGGCGGCCAACCGGCGGGCTACGCCAGCCAGCCCGGTGAGGTGGTGAACTACGTCGAGAACCACGACAACCAGACCCTGTTCGACATCAACGTGCTCAAGCTCCCGGTCGACACCCCGGCTGCCGAGCGCGCGCGCGTGCAGGTGCTGGGCATGGCGATCAACGCCTTCAGCCAGGGCGTGGCCTATTACCACGCCGGCATCGACACCCTGCGCTCGAAGTCCCTGGACCGCAACAGCTTCAATTCGGGCGACTGGTTCAACCGCATCGACTGGAGCTACCAGGACAACTACTTCGGCACCGGCCTGCCGCCGCACGAGGACAATGGCAAGGACTGGCCACTGCTCAAGCCTTATCTCGCCAACGCGGCGATCAAGCCCGCCCCGGCCGACATCGCCTTCGCGCGCGACGCCTTCCGCGACCTGCTGGCGATCCGCGCCAGCTCGACCCTGCTGCGCCTGCGCAGCACGGAGGACATCGTGCAGCGCCTACGCTTCTTCAACACCGGCGCGCAGCAGGAGCCGACCGTGCTGGCGGCCTGGGTCGACGGCAAGGGCTATCCAGGCGCGCGCTTTGGCGCCCTGGTTTATCTGGTGAACGTGGACAAGGTGACGCACACGGTGAGCGAGGCCGCGCTGCGCGGCAAGCGCCTGCGCCTCCATCCGGTGCACACCAAGGCGGGCGCCGCCGACGCGCGCGCCAGGGAGGCGCGCTTCGACGGCGCCACGGGCGGCTTCAGGGTGCCGCCGCGTACCGCCGTGGTGTTCGTGGCGGACTAA
- a CDS encoding alpha-glucosidase family protein → MTQISTTDNPNWWREAIIYQVYPRSYLDTNGDGVGDLPGITDKLDYIASLGVDIVWLSPFFKSPMKDFGYDIADYCDVDPMFGTLADFDRLVARAHSLGLKIMIDQVMSHTADTHPWFVESRSSRDNPKADWYVWADPLPDGNPPNNWLSVFGGSAWQWDTRRKQYYMHNFLVSQPQLNFHNPEVQQAHLDAQRFWLERGVDGVRMDACVFHFHDRQLRSNPPALVRDTSTVTDVNPYGMQAHIYDKTQPENIAFLQRVRAQLNEFGAVSIGEVSSDDALAQMAEYTEGGDKLHMAYSFNLLTPQFTAAHIRKQVEDFNERVKDGWASWSVGNHDAVRVMTRWGGLDATPALAKLVLAMQLSLKGTPCLYQGDELALTEADVPYELLQDPYGITFWPEFKGRDGCRTPMPWTSQAPNAGFTTGTPWLPVAEPHLAASVQQQDLDPDSMLNFQRRFIAWRRSMPQLTRGEIAFFDAPEPVLALRRDLEGHDSVLAAFNLSNAPVSFDWPASAGATPLDAHGLPGDAANGKLTLPPYGAWFGALAGA, encoded by the coding sequence ATGACCCAGATCTCGACGACCGACAATCCGAACTGGTGGCGCGAAGCCATCATCTATCAGGTCTACCCGCGCAGCTACCTCGATACGAACGGCGACGGCGTGGGCGACCTGCCCGGCATTACCGACAAACTCGACTACATCGCCAGCCTGGGCGTCGACATCGTCTGGCTGTCCCCCTTCTTCAAGTCGCCAATGAAGGACTTCGGCTACGACATCGCCGACTACTGCGACGTCGACCCGATGTTCGGCACCCTGGCCGACTTCGACCGCCTGGTCGCGCGCGCCCACAGCCTGGGCCTGAAGATCATGATCGACCAGGTGATGTCGCACACCGCCGACACCCATCCCTGGTTCGTGGAGAGCCGCTCGAGCCGCGACAACCCCAAGGCCGACTGGTACGTGTGGGCCGATCCGCTCCCGGACGGCAACCCGCCCAACAACTGGCTGTCGGTGTTCGGCGGCTCGGCCTGGCAGTGGGACACCCGCCGCAAGCAGTACTACATGCACAACTTCCTGGTGAGCCAGCCGCAGCTGAACTTCCATAACCCCGAAGTCCAGCAGGCCCACCTCGACGCCCAGCGCTTCTGGCTCGAGCGCGGCGTGGACGGCGTGCGCATGGACGCCTGCGTGTTCCACTTCCACGACCGCCAGCTGCGCAGCAATCCGCCGGCCCTGGTGCGCGACACCTCGACCGTGACCGACGTGAACCCCTACGGCATGCAGGCCCACATCTACGACAAGACCCAGCCGGAGAACATCGCCTTCCTGCAGCGCGTGCGCGCCCAGCTCAACGAATTCGGCGCGGTCTCGATCGGCGAAGTCAGCTCGGACGACGCGCTGGCCCAGATGGCCGAATACACCGAGGGCGGCGACAAGCTGCACATGGCCTACAGCTTCAACCTCCTGACTCCGCAGTTCACGGCGGCCCACATCCGCAAGCAGGTCGAGGACTTCAACGAGCGCGTCAAGGACGGCTGGGCTTCCTGGTCGGTCGGCAACCACGACGCGGTGCGCGTCATGACCCGCTGGGGCGGCCTTGATGCGACGCCGGCGCTGGCCAAGCTGGTGCTGGCGATGCAGCTCTCGCTCAAGGGCACGCCCTGCCTCTACCAGGGCGACGAGCTGGCGCTGACGGAGGCCGACGTCCCCTATGAACTGCTGCAGGACCCGTACGGCATCACCTTCTGGCCCGAGTTCAAGGGCCGCGACGGCTGCCGCACGCCGATGCCCTGGACCAGCCAGGCGCCCAACGCCGGCTTCACCACCGGCACGCCCTGGCTGCCGGTGGCCGAGCCCCACCTGGCCGCAAGCGTCCAGCAGCAGGACCTCGATCCGGACTCGATGCTGAACTTCCAGCGCCGCTTCATCGCCTGGCGCCGCAGCATGCCCCAGCTGACCCGCGGCGAGATCGCCTTCTTCGACGCGCCCGAGCCGGTGCTGGCCCTGCGCCGCGACCTCGAAGGCCATGACAGCGTGCTGGCCGCCTTCAACCTGTCGAACGCGCCGGTCAGCTTCGACTGGCCAGCGAGCGCCGGCGCGACGCCGCTCGACGCGCACGGGCTGCCGGGCGACGCGGCCAACGGCAAGCTCACGCTGCCGCCTTACGGCGCCTGGTTCGGCGCGCTGGCGGGGGCATGA
- a CDS encoding sigma-54-dependent Fis family transcriptional regulator — protein MIKFPEDLDLRRLIRFSPDDGSIWLSESRMLLLHAASLGGLREEMINSVGREFTRRVFTRMGFASGKRDAELARKIRGNLSVEEAFATGPQMHMLEGGVQVIPVHGHMDIAKGEFQGEFIWRNSWEAEAHVNAFGPQEDAVCWSLIGYASGYTSAFMGRFILFKETKCVGCSDDECRIVGRPAEEWPDAEDHLSYFEPESIVSQLLELSSQVEVLRSSLKTDRGLEGMVGESPSFRQAYRLVEKAAETSVSVLLCGETGVGKERFARAIHRQSRRADKPFVTINCAALPHDLIEAELFGVEKGAYTGAASSRAGKFERADGGTLFLDELGELPLASQAKLLRALQEGEIERLGDDRARKVDVRIIAATNVDLPEAVKEGRFRPDLYYRISVYPILIPPLRERRGDIPSLVSAMIEKFCALHEKRVAGVTDQAMQALLAYDWPGNVRELGNMIERGVILAASGDWIGSRDLFPNFAVPELERVAIDRTGALAEHGQEGEGALCEQILASGMRLGDLENLVLREAVARCKGNLSAAARMLGITRPQLSYRLKRCEIEAADAGEDAVGDDARG, from the coding sequence ATGATCAAATTCCCTGAAGACCTGGATTTACGAAGGCTCATCCGTTTTTCGCCGGACGACGGCTCCATCTGGCTTTCGGAAAGCCGCATGCTCCTGCTGCATGCGGCCTCGCTGGGCGGTTTGCGCGAGGAGATGATCAATTCGGTGGGCAGGGAATTCACCCGCCGCGTGTTCACGCGCATGGGTTTTGCCTCGGGCAAGCGCGACGCCGAGCTGGCCCGCAAGATCCGGGGCAATCTGTCGGTCGAGGAAGCCTTCGCCACCGGCCCGCAAATGCACATGCTGGAAGGCGGCGTGCAGGTGATACCGGTACACGGTCACATGGACATCGCCAAGGGCGAGTTCCAAGGGGAATTTATCTGGCGTAATTCGTGGGAAGCCGAAGCCCATGTCAACGCCTTCGGCCCGCAGGAGGATGCCGTGTGCTGGAGCCTGATCGGCTATGCCTCCGGCTATACATCGGCCTTCATGGGCCGCTTCATCCTGTTCAAGGAAACGAAATGCGTCGGCTGTTCCGACGACGAGTGCAGGATCGTCGGCAGGCCGGCGGAGGAATGGCCGGACGCCGAGGACCATCTGTCCTACTTCGAACCCGAGTCGATCGTGTCCCAGTTGCTCGAATTGTCGTCCCAGGTCGAAGTCTTGCGCAGCAGCCTGAAGACCGACCGTGGACTGGAGGGCATGGTCGGGGAGTCGCCCAGTTTCAGGCAGGCCTATCGGCTGGTCGAAAAGGCCGCCGAAACCAGCGTCAGCGTGCTGCTGTGCGGCGAGACCGGCGTCGGCAAGGAACGCTTCGCGCGCGCGATCCACCGCCAGAGCCGGCGCGCGGACAAGCCCTTCGTGACGATCAACTGCGCCGCGCTTCCGCACGACCTGATCGAGGCGGAACTGTTCGGCGTCGAGAAGGGCGCCTATACCGGGGCGGCGAGTTCGCGCGCCGGCAAGTTCGAACGCGCCGACGGCGGCACCCTGTTCCTCGACGAGCTCGGAGAGTTGCCGCTGGCCTCCCAGGCCAAGCTGCTGCGCGCGCTGCAGGAAGGCGAGATCGAAAGGCTGGGCGACGACCGCGCGCGCAAGGTCGACGTGCGCATCATCGCCGCCACCAACGTCGACCTGCCGGAGGCCGTGAAGGAAGGACGCTTCCGCCCGGACCTGTACTATCGCATCAGCGTCTATCCGATCCTGATCCCTCCGCTGCGCGAGCGCCGCGGTGATATCCCATCCCTGGTCTCGGCGATGATCGAGAAGTTCTGCGCCCTGCACGAGAAGCGCGTCGCCGGGGTCACCGACCAGGCGATGCAGGCCTTGCTCGCCTATGACTGGCCCGGCAACGTGCGCGAGCTGGGGAACATGATCGAACGCGGCGTGATCCTGGCGGCGTCGGGGGACTGGATCGGATCGCGCGACCTGTTCCCGAATTTCGCCGTTCCCGAGCTGGAGCGGGTCGCCATCGACAGGACGGGCGCCCTCGCCGAGCACGGGCAGGAAGGCGAGGGCGCGCTGTGCGAGCAGATCCTTGCCAGCGGAATGCGCCTGGGCGACCTGGAAAACCTGGTCTTGCGCGAGGCGGTCGCGCGCTGCAAGGGTAACCTGTCCGCTGCCGCGCGCATGCTGGGGATTACCCGGCCCCAGCTCAGTTACCGCCTGAAGCGCTGCGAGATCGAGGCTGCGGACGCGGGCGAGGACGCCGTAGGGGACGATGCGCGGGGCTAG
- a CDS encoding oligopeptide:H+ symporter, translating to MTSPATTSAGRMPRQIPYIIANEGCERFSFYGMRNILTPFLISTLLLFVAEAERPSEAKHVFHTFMMGVYFFPLLGGWLADRYFGKYNTIFWFSLIYCAGHACLAIFEHSVTGFYFGLFLIAFGSGGIKPLVASFVGDQFDKTNKDKAKVVFDAFYWIINFGSFFASLLMPLFLRDYGPSVAFGIPGILMFIATMVLWSGKKKYVHVPPAPPNPHSFMRVVRTALLTQAPGQGRPGLTVALIGVLAAIVSLGMSVKWGFVIGACTGLVILLAFGGIGASMQLDRARGAHPDEAVDGVRAVMRILIVFGLVTPFWSLFDQKASTWIVQANAMSNQVEFLGTTFNVIPAQMQALNPLLVMILIPFNNFALFPLLRAIGLEPTPLRRMTAGIALSAAAWVVVGNLQVQLDAGDPVSIAWQILPYALLTLGEVLVSATGLEFAYSQAPASMKGVIMALWYLAVTVGNLWVLIVNAGVKNEAVIAYIENSGVGVMAFQMYFFAAFALLAAVVFGWYATRYRMVDHYRATAAA from the coding sequence ATGACTTCACCAGCCACCACCAGCGCCGGGCGCATGCCGCGGCAGATCCCCTACATCATCGCCAACGAGGGCTGCGAGCGCTTCAGCTTCTACGGGATGCGCAACATCCTGACGCCCTTCCTGATCTCCACCCTGCTGCTGTTCGTGGCCGAGGCCGAGCGTCCCAGCGAAGCCAAGCACGTCTTCCACACCTTCATGATGGGCGTGTACTTCTTCCCGCTGCTGGGCGGCTGGCTGGCCGACCGCTACTTCGGCAAGTACAACACTATCTTCTGGTTCAGCCTGATCTACTGCGCCGGCCACGCCTGCCTCGCCATCTTCGAGCACAGCGTCACCGGCTTCTACTTCGGCCTGTTCCTGATCGCCTTCGGCTCGGGCGGCATCAAGCCGCTGGTGGCCTCCTTCGTGGGCGACCAGTTCGACAAGACCAACAAGGACAAGGCCAAGGTGGTGTTCGACGCCTTCTACTGGATCATCAACTTCGGCTCCTTCTTCGCCTCGCTCCTGATGCCGCTGTTCCTGCGCGACTACGGTCCCTCGGTCGCCTTCGGCATCCCGGGCATCCTGATGTTCATCGCCACCATGGTGCTGTGGAGCGGCAAGAAGAAATACGTGCACGTGCCGCCGGCGCCGCCCAATCCGCATTCCTTCATGCGCGTGGTGCGCACCGCCCTGCTGACCCAGGCGCCCGGCCAGGGCCGCCCGGGCCTCACCGTCGCCCTGATCGGCGTGCTGGCCGCGATCGTCTCGCTGGGCATGTCGGTGAAGTGGGGCTTCGTGATCGGCGCCTGCACGGGCCTCGTCATCCTGCTGGCTTTCGGCGGCATCGGCGCCTCGATGCAGCTGGACCGCGCGCGCGGCGCGCATCCGGATGAAGCGGTCGACGGCGTGCGCGCCGTGATGCGCATCCTGATCGTGTTCGGCCTGGTGACGCCCTTCTGGTCGCTGTTCGACCAGAAGGCCTCGACCTGGATCGTGCAGGCCAACGCCATGAGCAATCAAGTGGAATTCCTGGGGACCACCTTCAACGTGATCCCGGCCCAGATGCAGGCGCTCAATCCGCTGCTGGTGATGATCCTCATCCCCTTCAACAACTTCGCCCTGTTCCCGCTGCTGCGCGCGATCGGCCTGGAGCCGACCCCGCTGCGCCGCATGACGGCCGGCATCGCCCTCTCGGCCGCGGCCTGGGTCGTGGTCGGCAACCTGCAGGTGCAGCTCGACGCCGGCGACCCGGTCTCGATCGCCTGGCAGATCCTGCCCTACGCCCTGCTGACCCTGGGCGAGGTGCTGGTCTCGGCCACCGGCCTGGAATTCGCCTACAGCCAGGCCCCGGCCTCGATGAAGGGCGTGATCATGGCCCTGTGGTACCTGGCGGTCACGGTCGGCAACCTGTGGGTGCTGATCGTGAACGCGGGCGTCAAGAACGAGGCCGTGATCGCCTACATCGAGAACTCGGGCGTGGGCGTGATGGCCTTCCAGATGTATTTCTTCGCCGCGTTCGCGCTGCTGGCCGCCGTGGTGTTCGGCTGGTATGCGACGCGCTACCGCATGGTCGACCACTACCGCGCCACCGCCGCCGCCTGA